A window of Silurus meridionalis isolate SWU-2019-XX chromosome 28, ASM1480568v1, whole genome shotgun sequence contains these coding sequences:
- the chrnb3a gene encoding neuronal acetylcholine receptor subunit beta-3a, which translates to MQQIPIPALCLALALAATSVSTTEDLEEEMSLAELEDMLLRRLFHGYQKWVRPVLHSNDSITVRFGLKISQLVDVDEKNQLMTTNVWLWQEWTDYKLSWNPENYGGITSIRVPSENIWLPDIVLYENADGRFEGSLMTKAIVKYNGTVTWTPPASYKSSCTMDVTFFPFDRQNCSMKFGSWTYDGAMVDLTLVDPYVDRKDFFDNGEWEILDASGQRGSRRDGIYSYPFLTYSFILKRLPLFYTLFLIIPCLGLSFLTVLVFYLPSDEGEKLSLSTSVLVSLTVFLLVIEEIIPSSSKVIPLIGEYLLFIMIFVTFSIIVTVFVINVHHRSSATYHPMAPWVRRLFLQSLPRMLCMRGHTDRYLYADMEPHRSPELKRGMKKGMKKMVGGKEDESWVAMLEKATSSVRYISRHIKKEHFIREVVQDWKFVAQVLDRILLWVFLTVSILGTVLIFTPALNMYFSTAS; encoded by the exons ATGCAGCAGATACCAATCCCGGCGCTGTGCCTCGCGCTCGCTCTGGCGGCCACCAGCGTCTCCACCACGGAAG ATTTGGAGGAGGAGATGTCTTTAGCTGAACTGGAGGACATGTTATTGAGGAGATTGTTTCATGGCTATCAGAAGTGGGTGAGACCCGTTTTGCACTCCAACGACTCCATCACCGTCCGCTTCGGCCTCAAGATCTCACAGCTGGTGGACGTG GATGAAAAGAACCAGCTTATGACTACTAATGTCTGGTTGTGGCAG gaGTGGACAGACTATAAGTTGAGCTGGAACCCAGAGAATTATGGGGGAATCACGTCTATTCGAGTGCCCTCTGAGAACATCTGGTTGCCTGACATCGTCCTCTATGAAAA tgcTGATGGACGTTTCGAGGGTTCGCTGATGACCAAAGCGATCGTCAAATACAATGGTACAGTGACATGGACGCCCCCAGCCAGCTACAAGTCTTCCTGCACCATGGACGTCACCTTCTTCCCATTCGACCGCCAGAACTGTTCGATGAAGTTCGGTTCATGGACGTACGATGGCGCCATGGTGGATCTGACCCTGGTCGACCCCTACGTGGACCGCAAGGACTTTTTTGACAACGGCGAGTGGGAGATCCTGGACGCCAGCGGGCAGCGAGGCAGCCGCCGAGATGGCATCTACTCGTACCCGTTCCTTACCTACTCCTTCATTCTGAAGCGCCTGCCTTTGTTCTACACTCTTTTCCTGATCATTCCGTGCCTCGGCTTGTCCTTCCTCACCGTCCTGGTGTTCTATCTTCCGTCGGATGAAGGCGAGAAGCTCTCGCTGTCCACCTCCGTGCTCGTCTCGCTCACAGTCTTCCTCCTGGTCATCGAGGAGATCATCCCGTCCTCATCCAAGGTAATCCCGCTGATTGGCGAGTACCTGCTCTTCATCATGATCTTCGTCACCTTCTCCATCATTGTTACGGTCTTTGTCATCAACGTGCACCACCGCTCCTCGGCCACCTACCACCCAATGGCACCGTGGGTCAGGAGGCTCTTCCTGCAGAGCTTACCCAGAATGCTGTGCATGCGTGGCCACACCGATCGCTACCTCTACGCCGACATGGAGCCGCACCGGAGTCCCGAGCTGAAACGGGGGATGAAAAAGGGAATGAAGAAGATGGTGGGAGGAAAGGAGGACGAGTCCTGGGTGGCCATGCTGGAGAAAGCCACCAGCTCAGTGCGCTACATATCCAGACACATTAAGAAGGAGCACTTCATCAGAGAG gtGGTTCAGGATTGGAAGTTCGTGGCTCAGGTCTTGGACCGGATCTTACTTTGGGTCTTTCTTACCGTCTCCATTTTGGGCACCGTCCTCATCTTCACCCCGGCTCTGAACATGTATTTCAGCACGGCTTCCTAA